The Vicinamibacterales bacterium genome includes a region encoding these proteins:
- the fliG gene encoding flagellar motor switch protein FliG: MPVQQVFSGARKAAVLALMLGEETSSQIFKYLHEDEVERIAKEVAALGAVAPESGEGVLEEFHHMALAASYVARGGVEFAQQLLLKSLGPENARRVIERVVRSFQSTAGFTSLAKADPQQLSKFILAEQPQTIALILAHLDSSHAAQLLSLLPESLRVDVLTRMASLDEISPDVVSRISSVIEQRLKTLGTASHESYGGVRAVAELLNRLDRTVSQPVIESLEGQNPDLAVSIRNLMFVFDDLMKVEDNALREIVQRADRKVLTVALKGTTDEMRNRFFQNMSKRAADMLREEMEVLGAIRLREVEKAQHEIVAIARKLEEEGLLSTGAAAGEAYVV; this comes from the coding sequence ATGCCCGTCCAACAGGTCTTCTCCGGTGCCCGGAAGGCAGCGGTGCTGGCGCTCATGCTCGGTGAGGAGACGTCGTCACAGATCTTCAAGTACCTGCACGAAGACGAGGTCGAGCGGATCGCGAAGGAAGTGGCGGCGCTCGGCGCCGTGGCTCCCGAGTCGGGAGAAGGGGTCCTCGAAGAATTCCACCACATGGCGCTCGCCGCGTCGTACGTCGCGCGTGGCGGTGTCGAGTTCGCGCAGCAGTTGTTGCTCAAGTCGCTGGGGCCGGAGAACGCCCGGCGCGTGATCGAGCGCGTCGTCCGGTCGTTCCAATCGACCGCGGGATTCACGTCGCTCGCCAAGGCCGACCCGCAGCAGCTCTCGAAGTTCATCCTGGCGGAGCAGCCGCAGACCATCGCCCTGATTCTCGCGCACCTCGACTCGTCGCACGCCGCGCAGCTGCTCAGCCTGCTCCCGGAGAGTCTGCGCGTGGACGTGCTGACGCGGATGGCGAGCCTCGACGAGATCTCGCCCGACGTGGTGAGCCGGATCTCCTCGGTCATCGAGCAGCGCCTGAAGACATTGGGCACGGCCAGTCACGAATCGTACGGCGGCGTGCGCGCGGTGGCGGAGCTCCTCAACCGCCTGGATCGCACCGTGAGTCAACCGGTCATCGAATCGCTCGAGGGCCAGAACCCCGACCTGGCGGTCTCCATCCGTAACCTGATGTTCGTCTTCGACGACCTGATGAAGGTCGAGGACAACGCGCTTCGGGAAATCGTGCAGCGGGCAGACCGCAAGGTGCTGACTGTCGCGCTCAAGGGCACGACAGACGAGATGCGGAACCGGTTCTTCCAGAACATGTCCAAGCGCGCGGCGGACATGTTGCGCGAGGAAATGGAAGTCCTGGGCGCCATTCGGCTGCGCGAGGTCGAGAAGGCGCAGCACGAGATCGTCGCGATCGCGCGGAAACTCGAGGAAGAAGGGTTGCTGTCGACCGGTGCGGCGGCGGGTGAGGCCTATGTCGTTTAA
- the fliF gene encoding flagellar basal-body MS-ring/collar protein FliF: MDPKQFLDRLKSLATSLTPSQMVTIGGAFVVVVVLMAGSAFWLSSNDWVLLFADMDPEAAADVVSRLKTQKIPFQIDQGGRSIRVPATKVDELRLEFAGQGLPSSGRIGFEIFDRTAFGATEFLEQVNYRRALEGEIARTISTLSEVGGARVHIVAAKDSLFGAKEQAAKASVVLKLKNANRPLSTATVHGISSLVAASIEGLRPEAVVIVDSFGRPLSRPADGEDGPLDGVQLERQQRVERDLMMKVVNLLEPVVGAERVRVNVAARINPQSQEETEERWDPTSVVRSRQTSQDGTPGVPNSQGGLAGARANLPVTPVPGQPTAPATQTASAPLGGSSRLAETTNYEISRTTRHTIRPRGEVARLSVAVIVDDEPVVKKDKKGVVTRSTRPRQPVELQKIQGLVAAAVGFDVLRGDQLTVENVSFEGSITEEPPAAGMWQLYGPNFLEFGRIGAVVLLGLFAFVFIVRPMMHRGLTGLPTVTVHESTQSLPQQLPKTVEELQTEIEAQIQATEAKAGEPRKMTVLTKRLSGMVQKEPEHAARLVRTWLAEEEGR, translated from the coding sequence GTGGACCCCAAACAGTTCCTAGACCGGCTCAAATCGCTCGCGACGTCGCTCACGCCCTCCCAGATGGTGACCATCGGGGGTGCCTTCGTCGTGGTTGTCGTCCTCATGGCAGGTTCGGCCTTCTGGCTGTCCTCGAACGACTGGGTCCTCCTGTTCGCTGACATGGACCCGGAGGCAGCGGCCGACGTCGTCTCCCGCCTGAAAACTCAGAAGATTCCCTTCCAGATCGACCAGGGTGGACGTTCGATCCGCGTGCCCGCCACCAAGGTGGATGAACTGCGCCTCGAGTTCGCGGGCCAGGGATTGCCGTCCTCGGGGAGGATTGGCTTCGAGATCTTCGACCGCACGGCGTTCGGCGCCACCGAGTTCCTCGAGCAGGTGAACTACAGGCGGGCTCTCGAGGGTGAGATTGCGCGCACGATCAGCACGCTCAGCGAAGTCGGCGGCGCGCGCGTCCACATCGTCGCCGCGAAGGACTCTCTGTTCGGTGCGAAGGAGCAGGCGGCGAAGGCCTCGGTCGTGCTGAAGTTGAAGAACGCGAACCGGCCGCTGTCCACGGCAACCGTGCACGGCATTTCCAGCCTGGTCGCCGCCAGCATCGAAGGCCTCCGCCCCGAGGCCGTCGTCATCGTCGACAGTTTCGGCCGGCCGCTATCGCGACCCGCTGACGGTGAGGACGGGCCGCTCGACGGCGTACAGCTCGAACGACAGCAGCGAGTCGAGCGCGACCTCATGATGAAGGTCGTCAATCTGCTCGAACCGGTGGTTGGTGCGGAGCGAGTGCGGGTCAATGTGGCGGCACGGATCAACCCGCAAAGCCAGGAAGAGACTGAGGAGCGGTGGGACCCGACGAGCGTCGTGCGGAGCCGTCAGACGTCGCAGGACGGCACCCCGGGCGTGCCGAATTCCCAGGGCGGTCTGGCGGGCGCGCGCGCGAACCTGCCGGTGACGCCCGTTCCGGGTCAGCCGACCGCACCGGCGACGCAGACCGCGAGCGCACCGCTCGGTGGTTCCAGCCGACTGGCCGAGACCACGAACTACGAGATCAGCCGGACGACGCGGCACACAATCCGGCCGCGCGGCGAGGTTGCGCGGCTGTCGGTGGCCGTCATCGTGGACGACGAGCCGGTAGTCAAGAAGGACAAGAAGGGCGTGGTGACACGGAGCACGAGGCCACGCCAACCGGTGGAATTGCAGAAGATTCAAGGCCTTGTGGCCGCAGCTGTCGGCTTCGACGTGCTGCGGGGCGACCAGTTGACGGTCGAGAACGTCTCGTTCGAGGGCAGCATCACCGAGGAACCGCCCGCCGCGGGCATGTGGCAGCTGTACGGGCCGAACTTTCTCGAGTTCGGGCGCATCGGCGCCGTGGTGCTGCTCGGGTTGTTCGCCTTCGTGTTCATCGTGCGCCCCATGATGCACCGGGGGCTGACCGGGCTTCCGACGGTGACCGTGCACGAGTCGACCCAATCGCTGCCGCAGCAGTTGCCGAAGACCGTCGAAGAGTTGCAGACCGAGATCGAGGCGCAGATCCAGGCCACGGAAGCAAAGGCTGGTGAGCCGCGCAAGATGACGGTGCTCACCAAGCGACTGTCCGGGATGGTGCAGAAGGAACCCGAGCATGCCGCCCGTCTTGTCCGCACGTGGCTGGCGGAAGAGGAGGGACGGTAA